The following coding sequences are from one Pseudomonadota bacterium window:
- a CDS encoding tyrosine recombinase XerC, translating to MSQPLDQYIETALAQLRPHLATDLQQPIDDWINWLSVEKNYSKHTVFSYLEDLKSFAKFMQQHLGEVPSLANLAALHSRDFRAFLAARLQQGLNPSSNARCISVLRNFFRFIEERHGLSNNYIHTLNTGRLPKPLPRPIDAPRAKQLIETQDLFEAPAWVQARDAALFTLLYGCGLRISEALELNVADKPESAQMTITGKRNKQRLVPVLPIVRQRLTEYLDLRPYAAAPESPLFVGLRGKRLQAPVARRQVQLLRQSLGLPDGITPHSLRHSFATHLLEAGGDLRTIQELLGHASLSSTQRYTQVETSTLHKVYAKAHPRRR from the coding sequence ATGTCCCAGCCCCTAGACCAATACATTGAAACCGCACTAGCTCAGCTCAGACCCCATCTAGCAACTGACCTGCAACAACCCATTGACGACTGGATCAACTGGCTTAGCGTTGAAAAAAACTACTCCAAACACACAGTGTTTAGTTACCTAGAAGACCTCAAGTCTTTTGCCAAATTCATGCAACAACACTTGGGCGAAGTGCCTTCCCTGGCAAACCTGGCTGCTTTACACTCAAGAGATTTTCGTGCTTTTTTAGCAGCGCGCTTACAGCAAGGTCTCAACCCAAGCTCTAATGCCAGATGCATCTCTGTATTGCGTAATTTTTTCCGGTTTATTGAAGAACGCCACGGGCTTTCCAATAACTACATCCACACTTTAAATACGGGCCGCTTGCCAAAACCACTACCCCGTCCCATTGATGCCCCCAGAGCCAAGCAATTAATTGAAACCCAAGATCTTTTTGAAGCGCCCGCGTGGGTGCAAGCTAGAGATGCAGCGCTGTTTACATTACTTTATGGCTGCGGCCTGCGCATCAGTGAAGCGCTTGAGCTTAATGTGGCGGATAAGCCTGAAAGCGCACAAATGACTATCACCGGAAAACGCAATAAACAAAGGCTAGTTCCAGTACTGCCCATTGTGCGACAGCGACTCACCGAATACCTGGATTTGCGCCCCTACGCTGCCGCACCAGAATCCCCACTGTTTGTTGGGTTGAGAGGTAAACGCCTGCAAGCTCCGGTGGCCAGGCGTCAAGTGCAACTTTTGCGGCAAAGTCTAGGTCTGCCGGACGGCATCACCCCGCATAGCTTGCGCCATAGTTTTGCCACACACTTACTTGAAGCCGGAGGTGATCTAAGGACCATTCAAGAACTCTTAGGACACGCGTCGTTGTCGTCAACCCAGCGATATACTCAGGTGGAAACGTCGACATTACATAAGGTATATGCAAAGGCACATCCGCGAAGAAGGTGA
- the fsa gene encoding fructose-6-phosphate aldolase translates to MKFFLDTANLDEIRTFASTGLIDGVTTNPSLMAKAGRPVADIVKEICSLISGPISVEVTATDYNAMLKQAYHLAGLSDTIAIKVPLTMDGLKACHRLRQDHIMVNVTLCFSPAQALLAAKAGATFISPFIGRLDDIGQDGLELVHTIREIYDQYPEITTAILAASVRHPIHVVDAARFGADVVTLPAKVLEQLYRHPLTDIGLEKFLSDWRESGLELGEEACPSP, encoded by the coding sequence ATGAAATTTTTTCTCGACACCGCTAACTTAGATGAAATCCGAACTTTTGCAAGCACTGGGCTTATTGATGGTGTCACCACCAATCCATCCCTGATGGCCAAAGCAGGACGTCCAGTTGCAGACATCGTAAAAGAAATTTGCAGCCTCATTTCCGGGCCTATCAGCGTTGAGGTAACAGCAACAGACTATAATGCCATGCTCAAGCAAGCCTATCATCTAGCAGGGCTCAGCGATACCATTGCTATTAAGGTTCCTCTGACCATGGATGGTTTAAAAGCCTGTCACAGGCTACGCCAAGACCATATTATGGTCAACGTAACTTTGTGCTTTTCACCTGCCCAAGCGCTGCTGGCAGCCAAGGCTGGCGCCACTTTTATCTCACCTTTCATTGGGCGCTTGGATGATATCGGCCAAGATGGACTAGAGCTGGTCCACACCATTCGTGAGATATATGATCAGTATCCGGAAATCACCACAGCTATTCTAGCAGCTTCGGTGCGCCACCCTATTCACGTGGTAGATGCGGCCCGATTTGGCGCTGATGTTGTGACCCTGCCTGCCAAAGTGCTTGAGCAACTGTATAGGCACCCGCTGACTGATATTGGACTTGAGAAATTTTTAAGCGACTGGCGTGAGAGTGGGTTGGAATTGGGGGAGGAAGCATGTCCCAGCCCCTAG
- a CDS encoding host attachment protein, whose translation MSKLWVLVADASQAILYARNGYKLLEQVGETFEPEGTPIDKAMGKPGRMREAAPISGHVYGHKSDLREHEKRVFAREIARKLKDCCDQFDELIVIAAPLVLGELRKNLDTNVQSKVAREVDKDMTKIQPAQIADFLFSLPAG comes from the coding sequence ATGTCTAAATTGTGGGTGTTAGTGGCGGATGCCTCTCAGGCGATTTTATATGCCAGGAATGGGTATAAACTTTTAGAACAAGTTGGTGAAACTTTTGAGCCTGAAGGTACGCCCATCGATAAAGCGATGGGCAAACCGGGGCGTATGCGCGAAGCAGCCCCAATTTCTGGACATGTTTATGGCCATAAGTCTGACTTGCGTGAACATGAAAAACGGGTGTTTGCTCGTGAAATTGCACGTAAGTTGAAAGATTGTTGTGACCAATTCGATGAGCTCATTGTAATCGCTGCACCACTGGTGCTTGGAGAATTACGCAAAAATCTAGATACCAACGTGCAAAGCAAGGTAGCGCGTGAGGTTGACAAAGATATGACCAAAATTCAACCCGCACAAATTGCTGACTTTTTGTTTTCGTTGCCAGCTGGGTAA